One segment of Variovorax sp. PAMC28562 DNA contains the following:
- a CDS encoding YifB family Mg chelatase-like AAA ATPase, which yields MSLSLVQSRALLGLEAASVTVEVHLANGLPSFALVGLADVEVKEARERVRSAIQNAGLDFPNNKRIIVNLAPADLPKDSGRLDLPIALGILAASGQIDSARLAGHEFAGELSLSGQLRPVRGALAMALALHTCGVATKLVLPTESAREAALVHGTEVYGAAHLLDVVRQFLPADATAPIDAPIDGWARMLPAESAAPPRYADLSDVKGHVGAKRALEIAAAGNHSLLMVGPPGSGKSMLAQRFAGLLPAMTVDEALESAAVAGLGGRFAIERWMQRPTSAPHHTSSAVALVGGGSPPRPGEISLAHHGVLFLDEFPEFARSALEALREPLETGTITIARAARRAEFPARFQLIAAMNPCPCGYLGSTLKACRCTPDQVARYQGKLSGPLLDRIDLHIEVPAVSAKELLDSPAGESTDSIRARSAAARDRAVARQGKPNQALQGADIDRHAGLEPAALKFMHTAAAKLGWSARSTHRALKVARTIADLASSPLVEVAHVAEAVQYRRALRGTL from the coding sequence ATGAGTTTGTCTTTGGTGCAAAGCCGCGCTTTGCTGGGCCTGGAAGCTGCCAGCGTGACCGTCGAGGTGCATTTGGCGAACGGGTTGCCCAGCTTTGCGCTGGTCGGGCTGGCCGATGTGGAGGTCAAGGAAGCCCGTGAGCGGGTTCGCTCCGCGATCCAGAACGCCGGGCTCGACTTCCCGAACAACAAGCGAATCATCGTGAACCTCGCCCCGGCCGACCTGCCGAAGGACTCGGGCCGCCTCGATTTGCCGATCGCGCTCGGCATCCTGGCGGCCAGCGGTCAAATCGACAGTGCGCGGCTGGCCGGCCACGAGTTCGCGGGTGAGTTGTCCTTGTCAGGCCAGTTGAGGCCGGTGCGGGGCGCGCTGGCGATGGCACTCGCGCTGCACACCTGCGGTGTCGCGACGAAGCTGGTGTTGCCGACGGAAAGTGCGCGGGAAGCCGCACTGGTGCATGGCACCGAGGTCTATGGCGCGGCGCATCTGCTCGATGTGGTGCGTCAATTTTTGCCAGCCGACGCGACCGCACCAATAGATGCTCCGATCGACGGCTGGGCGCGCATGCTGCCGGCCGAGAGCGCCGCGCCGCCGCGGTACGCCGATTTATCCGACGTCAAAGGCCACGTCGGCGCCAAGCGGGCCCTTGAGATCGCAGCGGCGGGAAATCACTCGCTGCTGATGGTCGGCCCGCCCGGCTCGGGCAAGTCGATGCTGGCGCAACGCTTTGCCGGATTGTTGCCGGCGATGACGGTCGACGAGGCGCTCGAAAGCGCCGCCGTGGCCGGCCTCGGAGGCCGCTTCGCCATCGAGCGCTGGATGCAGCGGCCGACCTCGGCGCCGCACCACACCTCCAGCGCGGTGGCGCTGGTGGGCGGTGGATCGCCACCGCGACCGGGCGAGATTTCGCTGGCGCATCACGGTGTGCTGTTCCTCGACGAATTTCCCGAGTTCGCGCGCTCGGCGCTTGAAGCGTTGCGAGAACCGCTGGAGACCGGCACCATCACGATTGCACGCGCGGCCCGGCGCGCTGAATTCCCGGCGCGCTTCCAGCTGATCGCCGCGATGAACCCCTGCCCTTGCGGCTACCTCGGCTCCACGCTGAAAGCCTGCCGCTGCACGCCCGACCAGGTCGCGCGCTACCAGGGCAAGCTGAGCGGACCGCTGCTCGACCGCATCGACCTGCATATCGAAGTACCTGCGGTATCGGCCAAGGAGCTGCTCGATTCACCGGCCGGGGAATCGACCGACAGCATCCGGGCCCGCTCAGCGGCGGCTCGGGACCGCGCCGTTGCGCGGCAGGGCAAGCCCAACCAGGCACTGCAAGGCGCAGACATCGATCGCCATGCCGGTCTCGAACCGGCAGCCCTGAAGTTCATGCACACGGCCGCCGCCAAGCTGGGCTGGAGCGCGCGATCGACGCATCGCGCGCTCAAGGTCGCGCGCACCATCGCCGACCTGGCCTCATCGCCGCTGGTCGAGGTCGCGCATGTGGCGGAGGCAGTTCAATACAGGCGCGCCCTGCGCGGGACGCTCTGA
- a CDS encoding TorF family putative porin — MMHRTAAKTLVVLATALTATGAALAQTTPAADPAPAATSPLTANISLTTNYKFRGQDQDAIGHNGLYKKRGVKPAVQGGFDYAFGESGFYVGNWNSSVNWLSGNSIEMDIYGGYKMKVGVFDLDFGVLTYVYPGNHLGNTTELYGAATYSDDALGAFTAKYSHTVSKDYFGFAGAANGSGLKGRNSGYLNLSYAKEVIPHLTLKAAVGYTRLSSDIRKNTGYKSYVDYNVGASWDFGGGLSLAGAVVGANKKDAYLAVVEPGFGPIGVQTQSINKAQFIATLTKTF, encoded by the coding sequence ATGATGCACCGTACCGCCGCCAAGACCCTGGTTGTCCTGGCCACCGCTCTGACCGCGACGGGTGCCGCTCTGGCCCAGACGACGCCTGCCGCCGACCCGGCTCCAGCTGCCACGTCCCCCCTGACCGCCAACATCTCGCTGACCACGAACTACAAGTTCCGCGGCCAGGACCAGGACGCCATCGGCCACAACGGTCTGTACAAGAAGCGCGGCGTCAAGCCTGCAGTGCAGGGCGGCTTCGACTACGCCTTCGGCGAAAGCGGCTTCTACGTTGGCAACTGGAATTCCAGCGTCAACTGGCTCTCGGGCAACAGCATCGAGATGGACATCTACGGCGGCTACAAGATGAAGGTCGGCGTGTTCGACCTCGACTTCGGCGTGCTGACCTATGTGTACCCGGGCAACCACCTGGGCAACACCACAGAACTCTACGGCGCTGCCACCTACAGCGACGACGCCCTGGGCGCCTTCACCGCGAAGTACTCGCACACCGTGTCCAAGGACTACTTCGGCTTTGCCGGCGCGGCCAACGGCTCGGGCCTGAAGGGCCGCAACAGCGGCTACCTGAACCTGTCGTACGCCAAGGAAGTGATTCCGCACCTGACGTTGAAGGCCGCGGTCGGCTACACGCGCCTGAGCAGCGACATCCGCAAAAACACGGGCTACAAGAGCTACGTCGACTACAACGTCGGCGCGTCGTGGGACTTTGGCGGTGGCCTGTCGCTGGCCGGCGCGGTGGTCGGTGCCAACAAGAAAGATGCCTACCTGGCGGTCGTGGAACCGGGCTTTGGCCCGATCGGCGTGCAAACTCAGTCGATCAACAAGGCGCAGTTCATTGCTACGCTGACCAAGACGTTCTGA
- the glnK gene encoding P-II family nitrogen regulator has product MKLVTAIIKPFKLDEVREALSAIGVQGITVTEVKGFGRQKGHTELYRGAEYVVDFLPKVKIEAAVSDELVERVIEAVEGAARTGKIGDGKIFVYNLEQVVRIRTGETGREAL; this is encoded by the coding sequence ATGAAGCTGGTTACAGCCATCATCAAACCATTCAAGCTCGACGAAGTGCGCGAAGCACTGTCGGCCATTGGCGTGCAGGGCATCACCGTGACCGAGGTCAAGGGCTTCGGTCGCCAGAAGGGCCACACCGAGCTCTACCGCGGCGCTGAATACGTTGTCGACTTTCTGCCCAAGGTCAAGATCGAGGCCGCCGTTTCCGACGAGCTGGTCGAGCGCGTGATCGAAGCGGTCGAGGGTGCCGCACGCACCGGAAAGATCGGCGACGGCAAGATTTTTGTCTACAACCTCGAGCAGGTTGTTCGCATCCGCACCGGTGAAACGGGCCGCGAAGCGCTCTGA
- a CDS encoding ammonium transporter, which produces MKKLLVSLALGLSVFAAGSAFVTSVQAQTPAPAAEAAAPAASAAPAAPAPAAAAAATPAADAAAAPAAAAPVIKFDKGDVSWMMVSTLLVILMTVPGLALFYGGLVRSKNMLSVLMQVMVTFSLIVLLWLIYGYSLAFTEGNAFVGGFDRLFMKGIFDPATGVFAPGATFSKGVYIPELLFAAFQATFAGITCCLIVGAFAERAKFGGILLFMVLWFTFSYAPIAHMVWFWMGPDAYASKDVVDAMNSKAGLIWQWGALDFAGGTVVHINAAVAGLVGAFMIGKRIGFGKEAFTPHSLTLTMVGASLLWVGWFGFNAGSALEAGTSAVLAFMNTFSATAAAVLAWCIGEALHKGKASMLGAASGAVAGLVAITPAAGNVGLMGAIIIGFVAGFACLWGVTGLKKLLGADDSLNVFGVHGVGGIVGALLTGVFNTQSLGGPGIVGDWVTASVVTSEIGPQVWIQLKAVVLTIVWSGVVSVIAYKIADLTIGLRVTEEEEREGLDISSHGETAYNR; this is translated from the coding sequence ATGAAAAAACTGCTCGTCTCCCTCGCGCTCGGCCTGAGCGTGTTTGCCGCTGGCTCTGCGTTTGTCACCTCGGTGCAAGCGCAGACCCCGGCGCCTGCCGCCGAAGCGGCTGCGCCCGCGGCCAGCGCTGCGCCAGCGGCTCCGGCACCTGCCGCTGCAGCAGCTGCGACTCCGGCAGCCGACGCTGCTGCAGCGCCTGCCGCTGCCGCCCCTGTCATCAAGTTCGACAAGGGCGATGTCAGCTGGATGATGGTGTCCACGCTGCTCGTCATCTTGATGACCGTGCCGGGCCTGGCGCTGTTCTACGGCGGCCTGGTCCGCAGCAAGAACATGCTGTCGGTGCTGATGCAGGTCATGGTCACGTTCTCGCTGATCGTGCTGCTCTGGCTCATCTACGGCTACAGCCTCGCCTTCACGGAAGGCAACGCCTTCGTAGGCGGGTTCGACCGGCTCTTCATGAAGGGGATTTTCGACCCGGCCACCGGCGTGTTCGCACCCGGCGCAACCTTCAGCAAGGGCGTCTATATCCCTGAACTGCTGTTCGCCGCCTTCCAGGCCACGTTCGCCGGCATCACCTGCTGCCTGATCGTCGGTGCCTTCGCAGAGCGCGCCAAGTTCGGCGGCATCCTGCTGTTCATGGTGCTGTGGTTCACCTTCAGCTATGCGCCCATCGCGCACATGGTCTGGTTCTGGATGGGCCCTGACGCCTACGCAAGCAAGGACGTCGTCGATGCGATGAACTCCAAAGCCGGCCTGATCTGGCAGTGGGGCGCGCTCGACTTCGCAGGCGGTACTGTCGTGCACATCAACGCAGCCGTCGCCGGCCTCGTGGGTGCCTTCATGATCGGCAAGCGCATCGGCTTCGGCAAGGAAGCCTTCACGCCGCATTCGCTGACGCTGACGATGGTCGGTGCCTCGCTGCTGTGGGTGGGTTGGTTCGGCTTCAACGCAGGATCGGCCCTCGAAGCCGGTACCAGCGCCGTGCTGGCCTTCATGAACACCTTCTCGGCCACCGCCGCCGCTGTGCTCGCATGGTGCATCGGTGAAGCGCTGCACAAGGGCAAGGCTTCGATGTTGGGTGCTGCTTCGGGTGCTGTTGCCGGCCTCGTCGCCATCACGCCGGCCGCCGGCAACGTCGGTCTCATGGGCGCCATCATCATCGGCTTCGTTGCTGGCTTCGCTTGCCTCTGGGGCGTGACCGGTCTGAAGAAGCTGCTCGGTGCGGACGATTCGCTCAACGTCTTCGGCGTGCACGGTGTCGGCGGGATCGTCGGCGCGTTGCTCACCGGCGTGTTCAACACGCAATCGCTCGGCGGCCCCGGCATCGTCGGCGACTGGGTTACGGCCAGCGTCGTCACCAGCGAAATCGGCCCACAGGTCTGGATCCAGCTCAAGGCTGTGGTGCTGACCATCGTGTGGTCGGGCGTGGTTTCGGTCATCGCCTACAAGATCGCCGACCTGACGATCGGTCTGCGTGTGACGGAAGAAGAAGAGCGCGAAGGCCTCGACATCTCTTCGCACGGCGAGACCGCATACAACAGGTAA
- a CDS encoding SMP-30/gluconolactonase/LRE family protein, translating into MWTTLDDSLCELGESPFWHPGERSLYWLDIAGRTVLRTRGDIGAAGATVERWTLPSEPGCMAPARRGGLVIALRDGIYRAKTWGGALTQLVGVDYDTRTMRFNDGKCDPLGRFWAGTLNEAKDKSNAELYCLDMRDGRVPVLQCMAGDAMTANGLAFSPDAGTLYWSDTAAHATRAWDWVADSNTLTRPRVFEQFAAKPAGWTPSSPVRYAGRPDGATVDAEGHYWAAMYEGGQLLRFAPNGKQVGAIATPVQCPTMPCLGGDDLKTLFVTSVRKGRPAEELEERPASGCVVSMRVDTPGLPVAFFED; encoded by the coding sequence ATGTGGACCACGCTTGACGACAGCCTTTGCGAACTGGGTGAATCGCCGTTCTGGCACCCGGGTGAACGATCTCTTTACTGGCTGGATATCGCTGGACGTACTGTGTTGCGGACTCGGGGGGACATCGGTGCCGCCGGCGCGACCGTCGAGCGATGGACGCTGCCGAGCGAGCCGGGCTGCATGGCGCCGGCGCGGCGGGGCGGTTTGGTCATTGCGCTGCGCGATGGCATCTACCGGGCCAAGACATGGGGCGGCGCGCTGACGCAGCTTGTCGGTGTCGACTACGACACGCGCACGATGCGCTTCAACGACGGCAAGTGCGACCCGCTTGGCCGCTTCTGGGCCGGCACATTGAACGAGGCCAAGGACAAGTCCAACGCCGAGCTCTATTGCCTCGACATGCGCGACGGGCGTGTGCCGGTGTTGCAATGCATGGCCGGTGATGCCATGACCGCCAACGGCCTCGCGTTCTCCCCTGACGCCGGCACCCTGTACTGGTCGGACACGGCGGCGCATGCGACCCGCGCGTGGGACTGGGTGGCCGATTCCAATACGCTGACGCGGCCGCGCGTGTTCGAGCAGTTCGCGGCCAAGCCCGCAGGCTGGACGCCATCGTCGCCGGTGCGCTATGCCGGTCGCCCCGATGGCGCCACGGTCGATGCCGAGGGCCACTACTGGGCAGCGATGTACGAGGGCGGTCAACTGCTGCGCTTCGCCCCCAATGGCAAGCAGGTCGGCGCCATCGCGACGCCGGTGCAGTGCCCGACGATGCCGTGCCTCGGCGGCGATGATTTGAAGACGCTGTTCGTGACGAGCGTGCGCAAGGGACGTCCCGCAGAGGAACTCGAAGAGCGACCGGCCTCGGGTTGCGTCGTCTCGATGCGCGTCGACACACCGGGGTTGCCGGTGGCGTTCTTCGAAGATTGA
- the glcE gene encoding glycolate oxidase subunit GlcE — MTNSVELQRIVERVRAAAADATPLDIRGGGTKNFYGEVASGEPLVTSELSGITSYEPSELVVTVRAGTPLAELEALLADQGQCLPFEPPRFAHPANPGVRGGTVGGMVAAGLSGPSRASVGAVRDYVLGATLVDGRGEVLHFGGTVMKNVAGYDVSRVLAGSLGTLGVIAEVSLKVLPVAPAEATIEFACEQADALRLLNEWGGRPLPLNASLWRRRDGAGVLSLRLRGAVAAVDAACRHLGGALQAAEPAAAGWQSLRDQQHPWIADREANGGASANTDDLWRLSVPQTAPALSLDGSPWIEWHGGQRWYQAGQGQAERMRATARAVGGHATLFRAAGRTEATDASAPAARFDALSVPLARIHRALMKEFDPHRIFNRGRLLPEA, encoded by the coding sequence ATGACCAATTCCGTTGAACTCCAGCGCATCGTCGAGCGCGTGCGCGCTGCCGCGGCCGACGCCACCCCGCTCGACATTCGTGGGGGCGGCACCAAAAATTTCTATGGTGAGGTCGCCTCGGGCGAACCACTCGTCACCAGCGAGCTCAGCGGCATCACGAGCTATGAACCCAGCGAGCTGGTCGTCACCGTCCGTGCCGGCACGCCGCTCGCCGAACTCGAAGCGCTGCTGGCCGACCAGGGCCAATGCCTGCCTTTCGAGCCACCGCGCTTTGCGCATCCGGCCAACCCCGGCGTGCGCGGTGGCACCGTCGGCGGCATGGTCGCAGCGGGCTTGAGCGGGCCTTCGCGCGCCAGCGTCGGTGCGGTGCGCGACTACGTGCTCGGTGCCACGCTGGTCGATGGTCGCGGCGAGGTGCTGCACTTCGGCGGCACGGTCATGAAGAACGTCGCGGGCTATGACGTCTCGCGCGTGCTGGCCGGGTCTCTCGGTACGCTTGGCGTGATCGCTGAGGTGAGCCTGAAGGTGCTGCCCGTCGCGCCGGCCGAAGCGACGATCGAGTTCGCTTGCGAGCAGGCCGATGCATTGCGGCTGCTCAACGAATGGGGCGGTCGTCCATTGCCGCTGAACGCCAGCTTGTGGCGACGGCGCGATGGTGCGGGCGTGTTGTCGTTGCGCTTGCGCGGTGCGGTCGCGGCCGTCGACGCGGCGTGCCGTCATCTGGGCGGTGCGCTTCAGGCCGCAGAGCCCGCTGCAGCCGGCTGGCAATCGCTGCGCGATCAGCAGCATCCGTGGATCGCCGACCGTGAGGCGAATGGCGGTGCTTCGGCCAACACGGACGACCTCTGGCGCCTGTCGGTGCCGCAGACTGCGCCGGCGCTCTCGCTCGATGGCTCGCCGTGGATCGAATGGCATGGCGGCCAGCGCTGGTACCAGGCCGGGCAAGGGCAAGCTGAGCGCATGCGTGCGACGGCCCGCGCGGTCGGCGGTCACGCGACGCTGTTCAGGGCGGCAGGCCGTACCGAAGCGACCGATGCAAGCGCACCGGCTGCAAGGTTCGATGCGCTGAGCGTGCCGTTGGCGCGCATTCATCGCGCGCTA